The genomic window AGTGAGCCGGGTGGGTGAGATGTGGTACGGGTATGACCGGAGTGGGCGGCTTGTGGCGGAGGGGAGGGGGGAGCGTCCTGTGGTGGAGGCGGGTGAGGTGGCGATCGAGGAGGTGGGGGAGGGGTGAAGCGTGTGGAGTATGCGATGGGGCTGGTGGATCCGGTGGGAGGGGGAGGGGGAGGAGCGGACCGGGAGTACCGGTGGGACAGCGGGGGGCGTCTGAGGGCGTATGAAGGGGGAGGGCAGTGGGGTCGGTACTGGTACGACGAAGGAGGGGAGCGGGTGAGGAAGGAGACGGGGCTGGGGGAGGTGGTATACCTTGGGCCGTACATGCAGTACGTGGAGGAAGGAGGGAAGTGGCTGGAGGTGAAGCAGGTGTACGTGGGGAAGGAGCGGGTGGTGAGCAAGCTTGGGAGCGTGGAAGGGGGTGATGGAGGTACGGAGGCGGAGAGTGCGCGGTGGGTGCACAGCGACCTGGTGGGGAGCGTGAGCGTGCTGACGGACGGGGGAGGGAACGTGGTGGGGAAGTGGGTGTACCTGGCGTACGGGGAGCTGTGGGTGGAGTGGCGGTGGGCGCACGACGAGTGGGCGGGACGGCCCGAGGTGCGGTACCGGTATGCGGGCAAGGAGTGGGACGAAGAGAGCGGGCTGTACTACTTTGGCGCGCGGTACTACCGGGCCGAGGTGGGCCTGTGGCTGAGCCCTGATCCGGAGGGAGTGCGGCTCGTCTCCCCCATGGAGGACGGCGCTCCCCGGAGTGGGTACAGCCTTGCCGAGGCGGCCATATGGTATGCCTACTGCAGCTACAACCCCTTACGGTACGTGGATCCGGATGGGAGGGACTCCATATGGCTCACATCCGCCCGCAACTACGTATCGAGAAGAAGGATGTTGACGACTCTGTGGTCCCTTTTTCATCCTTCTGAGTACCTTTCCTGGGTCCAGAGGGCAGTAGTGTTCCACAAAGACTATCACAGGGGGGGGATAGGGCCCTTCCAGCGTGAGGATGACATGCCTGAGTCCATAAGGAACAACAAGGACCGGACATGGTGCAACGTGGCGGTGTACGAGATGGCGGTGGCACTGGGGGTACCTCTTGACCTCATCACGGGGGGTCAGAGGTGGGATTGGGTGAATGCGAACACTGCAGTAGGGAACATGAAGGAGCATGCGATCACAGAGGAGCTAGAGGAGCTAATGGAGGTGCTTGGGGTAGCGGGAGGCTATGGAGGGCTTGTGAGGGTGAGCGAGGAGAGGGCGATCGAGCTGGCGGATCAGGGGTATCTGGTGATAGCGGGGTGGAGGAATCCTGGGGGGATAGGGCACATGGAGACGGTCTCGCCGCATCATCCTCCTGGGGAGATTCGGTACGCAGGGACGGGAGCGAACGCAGGGACGAGTAAGACATTCAAGGAGGCATTTGGAAGAACTGTGAGTGAAGATGATGTATACTACTTTTACTATCCGAGACAATTTGAATAGGAGGTGAGGGCGATGAAAGAGAGAGTGCTGATCGTGGTGGTACTTTTGGTGGTGGGGTGTGGGAGATGGGTAGGAGGGGAGGAGGTGGGGGGTGAGGGGGGAGGGTCTGTGGTGAGGAAGGAGGAGGGGGTGTGGGCACGGGTGGAGGGGGGGATAGAGGGGTTTCTGTTGGGTGAGGGGTGGGAGAGGGAGCCACATCGTAGGATGGATCTGCTGTATGAGGGGGCGGTTGAGGGGAGGTACACAGGGGAAGGGCAGCGGGAGTTTCTGGTGGCCTACAGGGATTATCGAGTGTCACCGGTTAACGATTCAGAAGTTATCTGGGCGGTGGTATCGTTTCGGTTTGGGCCGTGGGGCATCGAGGGAAAGGTGTGGGAGGAGTGCTATTGGGATGATCGATTCATTGAGTGTGAGCTTTTTGTTGAGAGTTCGGGGCTGCCAGTTGCCGAGACGGCGAGGGTGGAGGGGGGGAGGCGGCTTGGTCCCCTGTGGGTGGTGGATGTGGATATGGATGGGTTGGAAGAGATAATAGAGGTGTGGGAACATACGCAATTTAGACAGTCCAGTCTTCTTGTAACAGGGTACAATGTGTTACAAAAGAGATGGGAGAGGGAAAAGTCATTTGATCTTTCTCTTGAGGTGGTGAAGGAGCATGGGTATGGGATAGGGGAGGTGGTGATACGGCCTGGGAGGGTGAAGGTGTATGGGGGGAGGGAGGGGTGGGAGTACGAGGCGTATCGAGGTGTGAGGCCGTATGTGGAGTGGGTGTGGGACGAGGAGGAGGGGGAGTGGGTGGAGGTGGAGCGTGGGTATGAGGAGGTGGAGAAGGAGGCGTATGAGGCGTTTGTGAGGAGGCAGGAGGAGGAAGGGGAGCGGATCTGGAGGCGGGAGTGGGAGCGGAAGATGCGGTTTGAGTGGCGGTGGTGGGAGGGGCTTGTGAAGGTGATGGAGGGTGATGCGGAGTGGAGGGTGTTGAAGAGAGCGTATCCTGGGGTGTGGGAGGTGAACGGGGAACCTGAGGCGCTGCCGACATGGTACAGGCGGTTTGAGGGGGAGGGGTGGGGAGAGGGGGTGTGGTATCTGGTGAAGTACAAGGGGAGGAACAAGGAGAGCTACAGGGTTGAGGAGTGGTATGCGGTGGTGAGGGTGGAGGGGGATGAGGTGGAGGTGTACGACAAGGTGGAAGTGGGAGGGGAGAAGCAGGTTCGGTGGCAGCCTGATGGAGGAGGTACGCTGAAGGGGATATGGAAGGGTACGCTGAAAGGGGAAGGGGTGGGGGTAGAGGTAGAAGGGGGGTGGTATGAAGGGGGGATGTGGGTGGTAGATGTGGATGGGGATGGGAAGGAGGAGCTTGTGGATGTGGGATGGCACAAAGAGGGAAAGTACACGGTAGACATAATAAAGTGGGAAGGTGAGTTAAAGACGAGGTGGAGGCTTCCTATACCTGGGTATTTGGTGAGGCGGGTGAAGATAGAGGAGGGGCGGATTGAGTGTGGAGGGGTGTGGATGGAAGAGGAGGAAACGACAGTGGTGGTGGGGGAGGGGCCCTATGTGGTATGGGAGTTGAAGGAGGGGGAGTGGGTGAAGGTGGAGGAGGGGGAGGAGGAGTGGAGAGGGGAGGAAGAAGTTATAGTGGAGTTCGATAATGCGTTTGGGCTCCATTTACATCACTGGGTGGAGATTATGAGGAGAATTATTGAGGAGAATTATTGAGGAGAATTATGAGTAGGGGAATCTAGGGATCTGATCATACGGGCAAGGAGTGGGGAGAGCGGGCTGTACTACTTCGGCGCGCGGTACTACCGGGCCGAGGTGGGCCTGTGGCTGAGCCCTGATCTGGAGGGAGTGCGGCTCGTCTCCCCCATGGAGGACGGGGCTCCCCGGAGTGGGTACAGCCTTGCCGAGGCGACCATGTGGTACGGGTACTGCAGCTACACCCCCCTTACGGTACGTGGATCCGGATGGGAGGGATGATGTTATTACTGATGAACAGGTGTATGCGAGGTTCTATGAGTGGCAGGCGCAGCGGCCGGAAGGTTCACCGGTCAC from Spirochaeta thermophila DSM 6192 includes these protein-coding regions:
- a CDS encoding RHS repeat-associated core domain-containing protein — encoded protein: MKRVEYAMGLVDPVGGGGGGADREYRWDSGGRLRAYEGGGQWGRYWYDEGGERVRKETGLGEVVYLGPYMQYVEEGGKWLEVKQVYVGKERVVSKLGSVEGGDGGTEAESARWVHSDLVGSVSVLTDGGGNVVGKWVYLAYGELWVEWRWAHDEWAGRPEVRYRYAGKEWDEESGLYYFGARYYRAEVGLWLSPDPEGVRLVSPMEDGAPRSGYSLAEAAIWYAYCSYNPLRYVDPDGRDSIWLTSARNYVSRRRMLTTLWSLFHPSEYLSWVQRAVVFHKDYHRGGIGPFQREDDMPESIRNNKDRTWCNVAVYEMAVALGVPLDLITGGQRWDWVNANTAVGNMKEHAITEELEELMEVLGVAGGYGGLVRVSEERAIELADQGYLVIAGWRNPGGIGHMETVSPHHPPGEIRYAGTGANAGTSKTFKEAFGRTVSEDDVYYFYYPRQFE